GAACGATGTCAGCTGCGCGGCCTGCGCCCGCCCAGCGCGCGGCTGACATCGCCGGCCTGCTTCAGGGTTGCGCGGAGCTCCTTGGGCAGCGAGAAGAGGAGGTCTTCCTCAGCCGTGACCACTTCCTCCACCGTGCCGTAGCCGTAGTCGGCGAGCAGGCGCAGCACGTCCTGCACCAGCACCTCAGGCACTGATGCCCCGGAGGTCACGCCCACGGTGGCCACGCCTTCAAACCAGGCCTCGTCCACCTCGTTGGCGAAGTCCACCCGGTAGGAGGCTTTCGCGCCGTATTCCAAGGCCACTTCCACCAGCCTGACCGAGTTGGAGGAGTTGGCCGAGCCAACCACGATCACCAGGTCTGCCTGGGGTGAAATCTTCTTGATGGCTACCTGCCGGTTGGTGGTGGCGTAGCAGATGTCATCACTGGGCGGATCCTGGAGGGTGGGGAACCGCTCCTTGAGCAGCCGCACCGTCTCCATGGTCTCGTCCACGCTCAGGGTGGTCTGCGAAAGCCAGATCACCTTCTCGGGATCACGGACGGTGACTTTATCCACCTCGTGGGGGCCGTTGATGATCTGGATATGCTCCGGCGCTTCGCCGGCAGTCCCTTCGACTTCCTCGTGCCCGTCATGGCCGATGAGGAGGATGTCGAAATCGTCCTTGGCAAACCGGACGGCTTCCTTATGGACCTTGGTGACCAGGGGGCAGGTGGCATCGATGGTGCGCAGTCCGCGCTCCTCGGCTGACTCGACGACAGCCGGTGAAACCCCGTGCGCGGAAAAGATGACCAGGGCACCCTCAGGCACCTCATCGGTTTCGTCCACAAAGATGGCGCCCTTTTCCTCCAGGGAAGTCACCACGTGGACGTTGTGCACAATCTGCTTCCGCACGTAGACGGGAGGCCCGTAATGTTCCAGGGCCTTCTCAACGGCGATCACTGCGCGGTCGACACCGGCGCAGTATCCGCGCGGTGCGGCCAGCAACACTTTCTTGGTCCCCGCGACGGGGGCGGCAGCTGCTACTTCCTCCGGGGAGCGGCGCCTACGCGGGATGGTTGGCATCGAAAGGGAAACAGCGGAGGAGGTCATTTCTCCATGCTACCGGGTTGCCCGCCAACGCTTTCGCGATGCGATTCCCGCCACAGTGCCCAGGAGCAGCAGCACCCCGCCGGTGATGGCTGTGGCCGCAGTCCAACCCAGGAAGTCCGCATTGGCCGATGCGACGAATCCGTCACGGAACATGTTGGCAACCTCG
The window above is part of the Pseudarthrobacter sp. NS4 genome. Proteins encoded here:
- a CDS encoding 4-hydroxy-3-methylbut-2-enyl diphosphate reductase is translated as MTSSAVSLSMPTIPRRRRSPEEVAAAAPVAGTKKVLLAAPRGYCAGVDRAVIAVEKALEHYGPPVYVRKQIVHNVHVVTSLEEKGAIFVDETDEVPEGALVIFSAHGVSPAVVESAEERGLRTIDATCPLVTKVHKEAVRFAKDDFDILLIGHDGHEEVEGTAGEAPEHIQIINGPHEVDKVTVRDPEKVIWLSQTTLSVDETMETVRLLKERFPTLQDPPSDDICYATTNRQVAIKKISPQADLVIVVGSANSSNSVRLVEVALEYGAKASYRVDFANEVDEAWFEGVATVGVTSGASVPEVLVQDVLRLLADYGYGTVEEVVTAEEDLLFSLPKELRATLKQAGDVSRALGGRRPRS